A genomic segment from Limosilactobacillus sp. encodes:
- a CDS encoding IS30 family transposase: MTHLNDTMSTILLTTHKKNAHLTKEERVMIATLKSQGLSNRAIGRQLGVNHQTINNELNRGTVRQLRRQKSNGKIYEYSYYIYSYEAGQATYLEHHRHSGRRRLYYSSKQFLRLADQLMLGEFDDHHYSPQAVIYKARDLMNDGTLIPKSVVTLYQWINEGVLRTSNLDLFEKPKRKHHQTHPQAKRCLGPNIAQRPQTADQRSEIGHWELDTVQGQKNGNDSVVLVMTDRLSRVNITSKIAGKTAHAVNQFFINLRQKMGTDAYYRIFKTITSDNGSEFSELTQVHDHVFYADPYSPWERGSNEINNRFLRKEITKGEAINNYSSAQIIATNDWMNHYPRAMFNGHSSMDIYRKAFYQEISQLHQPIINWSVLFI; this comes from the coding sequence ATGACGCACTTAAATGATACCATGTCTACTATTTTATTGACTACTCATAAAAAGAATGCTCATCTTACTAAAGAAGAACGTGTGATGATTGCGACTTTAAAGTCGCAAGGACTTTCCAATCGCGCAATTGGTCGCCAATTAGGAGTTAATCATCAAACAATTAATAACGAGCTCAACCGTGGTACGGTCCGCCAACTTCGTCGTCAAAAATCTAATGGTAAGATTTACGAATATTCTTACTACATCTATAGTTATGAAGCTGGTCAGGCCACATATCTTGAACATCACCGCCATTCTGGTCGTCGTCGCTTATATTATTCTTCAAAGCAATTTTTACGATTAGCTGATCAGCTAATGCTTGGTGAGTTTGACGACCACCATTACTCCCCACAAGCGGTTATTTATAAGGCTCGAGATTTAATGAATGATGGCACCCTGATCCCAAAGTCGGTTGTAACTTTATATCAATGGATTAATGAGGGTGTGCTTCGTACGTCCAATTTAGACCTCTTTGAAAAACCTAAACGTAAGCATCATCAAACTCATCCGCAAGCTAAAAGGTGCTTAGGGCCTAATATTGCTCAACGACCTCAAACTGCGGACCAACGGTCCGAAATTGGCCATTGGGAACTGGATACAGTTCAGGGACAGAAAAACGGTAATGACAGTGTTGTACTAGTAATGACTGATCGCCTTTCACGAGTTAATATCACGAGTAAAATTGCTGGTAAAACTGCGCATGCAGTAAATCAGTTCTTTATAAATTTGCGCCAGAAAATGGGCACAGATGCTTACTATCGCATTTTTAAGACAATAACCTCTGACAACGGTTCAGAATTTAGTGAGTTAACACAAGTTCACGATCATGTTTTCTATGCTGATCCGTATTCCCCTTGGGAACGTGGATCCAATGAGATCAATAACCGGTTTCTCCGCAAGGAGATTACCAAAGGTGAAGCTATAAATAACTATAGTAGTGCTCAGATCATAGCGACTAATGATTGGATGAATCACTATCCACGAGCTATGTTTAATGGACATTCGTCAATGGATATCTATCGTAAGGCCTTCTACCAAGAGATATCACAGCTCCATCAACCAATAATCAATTGGTCAGTATTATTTATTTGA